The following are encoded in a window of Ruminiclostridium herbifermentans genomic DNA:
- a CDS encoding DUF4364 family protein, with product MNPIESRELAENKIILLYIINNLEAPVSNLLLTKIVLENKLMNYIFLQQYLDELCEGKLLEKIDSDDKLSYKISPAGKQSLDYFVSIIAAGTKSRIDEALTNNKKRIKHESSIISDYTAISENQYLITLKILEGNFTYVDLKLTVGSKNDAKKICNNWKQNNEKLYKKILSDLTDEVF from the coding sequence ATGAATCCTATAGAAAGTAGAGAACTTGCCGAAAACAAGATAATATTATTGTATATCATCAACAATCTAGAAGCTCCTGTTTCTAACCTGCTTCTAACTAAAATAGTACTAGAAAATAAGCTTATGAACTATATATTCCTGCAGCAATATCTTGATGAACTATGCGAAGGAAAATTATTAGAAAAAATTGATAGTGATGATAAACTTTCATACAAAATATCTCCAGCAGGTAAACAGAGTTTAGATTATTTTGTTTCAATCATTGCCGCTGGTACAAAGTCTAGAATCGATGAAGCCCTCACAAATAATAAAAAACGCATAAAGCATGAAAGCAGTATAATTTCAGATTATACCGCAATCAGTGAAAATCAATATCTTATTACTCTAAAGATACTAGAAGGTAATTTCACTTATGTTGATTTAAAATTAACTGTAGGCAGTAAAAATGACGCCAAAAAGATTTGCAATAATTGGAAACAAAATAATGAAAAATTATATAAAAAGATTTTATCTGATTTAACAGATGAAGTATTCTAA
- the yhbY gene encoding ribosome assembly RNA-binding protein YhbY — protein sequence MLTGKQRSYLRSLANNIQPIFQVGKGGISDNMVKQFSDALEARELIKATVLKNAECDTKTVCEEIAELTQSEIVQVIGSKFVLYKQSEKNSVIELPR from the coding sequence ATGCTTACAGGTAAGCAGAGAAGCTATTTGAGATCACTAGCTAATAATATTCAGCCAATTTTTCAAGTTGGTAAGGGCGGAATAAGCGATAATATGGTAAAACAGTTTTCTGATGCTTTAGAGGCAAGAGAATTAATAAAAGCAACAGTTCTAAAAAATGCTGAGTGTGACACAAAAACAGTATGTGAGGAAATTGCTGAGTTGACACAGTCAGAAATTGTTCAAGTAATTGGAAGTAAATTTGTATTGTATAAACAATCTGAAAAGAATTCAGTTATAGAGCTACCTAGGTAG
- the obgE gene encoding GTPase ObgE: MFKDSARIHVKAGNGGNGCVSFHREKYVAAGGPDGGDGGKGGDVIFEVDEGLNTLIDFKYKKNFKAQSGEDGGTSNCSGKNGADLIIKVPRGTIIKDEVTGMVLVDMIKQGQRCVIAKGGKGGRGNQHFATPTRQIPNFAKSGDIGEEYSLILEMKVIADVGLVGFPNVGKSTILSMVSAAKPKIANYHFTTLVPNLGVVKIDEGKSFVIADIPGLIEGASEGVGLGHEFLRHVERTKLLVHVVDVSEIEGRSAIEDFETINKELLRYNELLASRPQIVAANKMDIPGTEEKYAAFKAELESRGYKVFGISAATNKGLKELMYYISNTLSTLPDTILIDENKDEEVVYTAKDEKPFDIHIDNGVYVVEGNWLRKVLGSTNLDNYESLQYFQRALKKKGVIAALEEMGIQEGDTVRIYDTEFDYSK; the protein is encoded by the coding sequence ATGTTTAAGGACAGTGCTAGAATACATGTTAAGGCTGGAAATGGCGGAAATGGATGTGTTTCATTTCATCGTGAAAAATATGTAGCAGCAGGCGGCCCAGACGGCGGTGATGGCGGAAAAGGCGGAGACGTTATATTTGAAGTGGATGAGGGCTTAAATACATTAATAGATTTTAAATATAAAAAGAACTTTAAGGCTCAATCGGGAGAAGATGGCGGAACTTCAAATTGTTCTGGAAAAAATGGCGCAGATTTAATTATTAAGGTGCCGCGTGGAACTATTATAAAAGATGAAGTTACTGGAATGGTTCTTGTTGATATGATTAAGCAGGGCCAAAGATGTGTTATTGCAAAAGGTGGAAAAGGGGGCAGGGGCAATCAGCATTTTGCTACACCTACCAGACAGATTCCAAACTTTGCAAAGAGCGGCGATATTGGTGAAGAGTATTCTTTGATTCTGGAAATGAAAGTAATTGCAGATGTTGGCCTTGTTGGTTTTCCTAATGTAGGTAAGTCAACTATATTATCTATGGTTTCTGCTGCAAAACCTAAAATTGCAAATTATCACTTTACAACATTGGTTCCTAATCTTGGTGTTGTTAAAATTGACGAAGGAAAAAGCTTCGTAATTGCAGATATTCCAGGATTGATTGAGGGTGCCAGTGAGGGCGTTGGGCTTGGACATGAATTTTTAAGACATGTAGAAAGAACAAAGCTGCTGGTTCATGTTGTTGACGTATCTGAAATTGAAGGCCGTAGTGCAATAGAGGATTTTGAAACTATTAATAAAGAACTGCTTAGATATAATGAACTTCTTGCTTCCAGACCTCAAATTGTTGCTGCAAATAAAATGGATATTCCAGGAACAGAAGAAAAATATGCAGCCTTCAAGGCTGAACTTGAGAGCAGAGGCTATAAGGTATTTGGCATTTCTGCTGCTACAAACAAAGGTTTAAAGGAGTTAATGTACTATATTTCAAATACCCTTAGTACTTTGCCAGATACTATTTTGATAGATGAAAACAAAGATGAAGAGGTTGTATATACTGCAAAGGATGAAAAGCCTTTTGATATTCACATTGATAACGGAGTTTATGTTGTTGAGGGCAATTGGCTTAGAAAGGTATTGGGCTCAACCAATTTAGATAATTATGAATCCCTGCAGTATTTCCAAAGAGCATTGAAGAAAAAGGGAGTTATAGCGGCTCTTGAAGAAATGGGAATTCAAGAAGGGGATACTGTAAGAATCTATGATACAGAGTTTGACTATTCAAAATAA
- the rplU gene encoding 50S ribosomal protein L21, which produces MYAIIVTGGKQYKVQEGDVVFVEKLFAEEGEAITFDKVLAVSKDGKVNFGAPILESASVSAKVLNHGKGEKITVFHYKPKKNIKKKQGHRQPYTKVQIEKINA; this is translated from the coding sequence ATGTACGCAATTATAGTGACTGGTGGAAAACAGTATAAAGTTCAAGAAGGCGATGTAGTTTTCGTTGAAAAGCTTTTCGCAGAAGAAGGAGAAGCAATTACTTTTGATAAAGTTCTTGCAGTATCAAAGGATGGAAAAGTTAACTTCGGAGCTCCAATACTAGAATCTGCTTCTGTTAGCGCAAAGGTTCTTAACCATGGTAAAGGTGAAAAAATCACAGTTTTTCATTACAAACCAAAAAAGAACATTAAGAAGAAGCAAGGACACAGACAGCCTTATACAAAGGTTCAAATCGAAAAGATTAATGCTTAA
- a CDS encoding homoserine dehydrogenase → MINVAILGFGVVGCGVAEVLKINSESIAHRAGQEIKVKWILDIRDFPDSPYADILTKNADDVFNDDSVDIVVETIGGVTFAADFTRRALMSGKSVVTSNKELVATQGPELLQLAKENGVSYLFEASVGGGIPIIRPLNQCLAANEINGITGILNGTTNYILTHMKKDGKSFEEALKEAQKNGYAEQNPTADVEGHDTCRKLAILSSIAYNEYVNPENIYTEGITKITTDDMKYAEAIDSVIKLIAISRKVNGKIFTRVSPAIISKEHPLANVEDVFNAIVVKGNAIGDAMFYGRGAGKMPTASAVVADIIDIAKHPDFGTNNVWVRNNDNNILAIGDSMSKFLVVVEAGNIEEAKKDICTVFDQELKFVEIGSKNNQFAFITPVVVEKELKSNISRLKELNSIDSVLNAIRIEEE, encoded by the coding sequence ATGATTAATGTAGCTATTTTAGGATTTGGGGTAGTAGGATGTGGAGTCGCTGAGGTTCTTAAAATTAACAGTGAAAGCATAGCACATCGTGCAGGTCAAGAAATTAAAGTTAAGTGGATTTTAGACATTCGTGATTTTCCTGACAGCCCTTATGCAGACATTTTAACAAAAAACGCAGATGATGTATTTAATGATGATAGTGTAGATATTGTTGTAGAGACTATAGGTGGGGTAACATTTGCAGCTGATTTTACAAGAAGGGCTTTAATGTCAGGTAAAAGTGTAGTAACTTCAAATAAAGAACTTGTAGCAACACAAGGACCGGAACTTTTACAGTTGGCAAAGGAAAACGGAGTAAGTTATCTCTTTGAGGCAAGTGTAGGCGGTGGAATACCTATTATACGTCCACTTAATCAATGTCTAGCAGCTAACGAGATTAATGGAATTACTGGTATTCTAAACGGAACTACAAATTATATTTTGACTCATATGAAAAAGGATGGAAAAAGTTTTGAAGAAGCACTAAAGGAAGCTCAGAAAAACGGTTATGCGGAACAAAATCCAACAGCCGATGTTGAGGGACACGATACTTGCAGAAAACTTGCTATTTTATCTTCAATAGCGTACAACGAATATGTTAATCCTGAAAATATATACACTGAGGGAATTACAAAGATTACTACAGACGATATGAAATATGCGGAGGCAATTGACAGTGTAATTAAGCTAATAGCTATCAGTAGAAAGGTTAATGGCAAAATTTTTACTAGAGTTAGCCCTGCAATTATTTCAAAAGAACATCCATTAGCTAATGTTGAAGACGTATTCAATGCCATCGTTGTAAAAGGTAATGCTATTGGAGATGCAATGTTTTATGGAAGAGGAGCGGGCAAGATGCCTACAGCAAGCGCAGTTGTAGCAGATATAATAGATATTGCCAAGCATCCAGATTTTGGTACTAACAACGTATGGGTTAGAAATAATGATAACAACATTCTTGCTATTGGAGATAGTATGTCGAAATTCTTGGTGGTAGTTGAGGCTGGTAATATTGAAGAAGCCAAGAAAGATATCTGCACTGTATTTGATCAAGAGTTAAAGTTTGTTGAAATAGGTTCAAAAAATAATCAGTTTGCTTTTATTACTCCAGTAGTTGTGGAGAAAGAGTTAAAAAGTAACATTTCAAGGTTAAAAGAACTGAACTCGATTGATAGTGTATTAAATGCAATTAGAATAGAAGAAGAGTAA
- a CDS encoding lysophospholipid acyltransferase family protein: MGKQFFNGDKYQTSGSKRIIFDKIFLNTRWYFVYTYVKVIIQARRLVGKGSFNMEKFANSSYKILQNIENCGGKVFIDGIENIKKAKGPVVFVSNHMSVLETFVFPCIIVPMKKITFVIKDVLTSIPAFGPIMKSLDPIVVSRKNSRQDLINVINQGKDRIANGTSVVLFPEGTRRVEFDPEKFNSLGIKLAKEAGVPIIPIAIKTDFWGNGKLIKDIGPIRRKEPICISFGEPIIISGNGKAEHKQIIEFITNRINDFKNIKI, translated from the coding sequence TTGGGTAAGCAATTTTTTAATGGAGATAAGTATCAGACAAGCGGAAGCAAAAGAATTATTTTTGATAAGATATTTTTGAATACTAGATGGTATTTTGTATATACTTATGTGAAAGTAATTATACAAGCAAGACGGTTAGTGGGTAAAGGCAGCTTTAATATGGAGAAGTTCGCCAATTCAAGCTATAAAATTCTTCAAAATATTGAGAACTGTGGCGGAAAAGTATTTATTGACGGAATTGAAAATATAAAAAAAGCAAAAGGTCCTGTTGTATTTGTAAGTAACCATATGAGTGTATTAGAAACCTTTGTTTTTCCTTGCATCATAGTACCTATGAAAAAAATAACTTTTGTTATTAAGGATGTTCTAACTTCAATTCCTGCTTTTGGACCAATTATGAAAAGTCTTGATCCCATTGTTGTTTCAAGAAAGAATTCTAGGCAAGACTTAATTAACGTAATTAATCAAGGAAAAGATAGAATTGCAAATGGTACATCAGTTGTTTTATTTCCAGAAGGTACAAGACGCGTAGAGTTTGATCCAGAAAAGTTTAATTCATTGGGGATTAAGCTGGCAAAGGAGGCAGGTGTTCCTATTATACCCATTGCTATTAAGACCGATTTTTGGGGGAATGGAAAGCTGATTAAGGATATAGGCCCAATTAGAAGAAAAGAGCCTATATGTATATCTTTTGGAGAGCCTATTATAATATCCGGCAATGGAAAAGCAGAACACAAGCAAATAATAGAATTTATAACTAATAGGATAAATGACTTTAAGAATATAAAAATTTAA
- a CDS encoding ACT domain-containing protein: MKQESVFFLVDSYILPEVFSKVIEVKKILSTGKIKTVNDAVKEVGISRSAYYKYKDYIFPFYETSRGKVLTLFFVVEDFSGILSSIINKIASAKANILTINQNIPINGLADVTVSIETFEMKDDMQKLMSEIEKIEGVRRCEILAR; the protein is encoded by the coding sequence ATGAAACAGGAATCAGTTTTTTTTCTAGTTGATTCGTATATCTTACCTGAAGTATTTTCTAAGGTTATAGAGGTTAAGAAAATATTAAGTACTGGCAAGATAAAAACTGTCAACGATGCTGTTAAAGAGGTCGGAATTAGCAGGAGTGCTTATTATAAATATAAAGACTATATTTTTCCTTTTTACGAAACTTCAAGAGGAAAGGTCTTAACACTTTTTTTTGTAGTTGAAGACTTTTCAGGAATACTTTCAAGCATTATAAATAAAATAGCTTCTGCCAAGGCTAATATCTTAACTATTAATCAGAATATTCCCATTAATGGATTAGCTGATGTAACTGTTTCTATTGAAACCTTTGAAATGAAGGATGATATGCAAAAGTTGATGAGTGAAATTGAAAAAATAGAGGGCGTCAGAAGATGCGAAATATTGGCAAGATAA
- a CDS encoding Rne/Rng family ribonuclease, whose translation MINEMIVDVNEAEIRVGILEDKELAEIHIERTSHQGLVGNIYRGKVSSVLPGMQAAFIDIGYEKNAFLYVGDAIPQKDYSDDEMEVYRDFAEYSISDILKVGQELTVQVIKEPIGTKGPRVSTHITLPGRNLVLLPNADYVGISRRIESDEERQKLKKIAEKLKPDNMGLIVRTVSEGKNEEDFIEDVSFLTKLWEKIKQMESSGPVPRCIHKDVNLVYRSVRDLFTWDIDRFVINDEKEYYKVIELVEMISPALKNRVELFQKDYDIFDYYQIETKIQRALSRKVWLKCGGYIVIDKTEALTVIDVNTGKFVGNNNLEDTVLKTNIEATREIAKQLRLRDIGGIVIIDFIDMNNSEHQQMVLDSLKQCLKNDRTKAIVLGMTQLGLVEMTRKKMRQELSTIMTCDCPLCEGTGKVYTSETNAMEVLKKIKEYLGTTKAKEVIFEVHPSVVSVIEENINKISDLNAAKKVDVRVSASTSSDFKPNELKIKVIDNNSLLC comes from the coding sequence ATGATTAATGAAATGATTGTAGATGTCAATGAAGCAGAAATTAGAGTTGGCATTCTTGAGGACAAAGAACTTGCAGAGATTCATATTGAGCGAACTAGCCATCAAGGACTTGTTGGTAATATATACAGAGGAAAAGTTAGCAGTGTTTTGCCTGGTATGCAAGCTGCATTTATAGATATAGGGTATGAAAAAAATGCTTTTTTATATGTAGGGGATGCTATTCCACAAAAAGATTATTCTGATGATGAAATGGAAGTATATAGGGATTTTGCTGAGTACAGCATTTCGGATATACTTAAAGTAGGACAAGAATTAACTGTTCAAGTAATAAAAGAGCCTATTGGCACTAAGGGACCAAGGGTATCAACGCATATAACTTTGCCTGGAAGGAATTTGGTATTGCTGCCCAATGCCGATTATGTGGGGATATCTCGAAGAATTGAAAGTGATGAGGAAAGACAAAAGCTTAAAAAAATAGCGGAAAAACTAAAGCCTGATAATATGGGACTAATAGTTAGGACTGTATCAGAGGGCAAAAATGAGGAAGATTTTATTGAAGATGTTTCTTTCCTTACTAAGCTATGGGAAAAAATTAAACAGATGGAAAGCAGCGGGCCTGTTCCAAGATGTATTCACAAGGACGTTAATTTAGTTTATAGATCAGTAAGGGATTTATTTACTTGGGATATAGATAGATTTGTAATTAATGATGAGAAAGAATATTATAAGGTAATTGAATTAGTTGAGATGATTTCACCTGCTCTAAAAAACAGAGTTGAATTATTTCAAAAGGATTATGATATTTTTGACTATTACCAGATAGAGACAAAAATTCAGAGGGCTCTTTCTCGAAAGGTTTGGCTGAAATGCGGTGGATATATAGTAATTGATAAAACTGAAGCACTTACAGTAATAGACGTAAATACAGGCAAATTTGTTGGGAATAATAACTTAGAGGATACAGTTCTTAAAACAAATATTGAGGCAACCAGAGAAATTGCAAAGCAGCTGAGGTTACGAGATATTGGCGGTATTGTAATAATTGATTTTATCGACATGAATAACAGTGAACACCAGCAAATGGTGCTTGATTCTCTAAAGCAATGCCTTAAAAATGATAGAACAAAAGCTATAGTTCTTGGAATGACACAGCTGGGTCTTGTTGAAATGACCAGAAAGAAAATGAGACAAGAACTTTCTACTATTATGACCTGTGACTGTCCGCTTTGTGAAGGAACTGGAAAGGTATATACTTCTGAAACAAATGCTATGGAGGTTTTAAAAAAGATAAAGGAATATCTTGGCACCACTAAGGCTAAAGAAGTAATATTTGAGGTACATCCTTCGGTTGTGTCTGTTATTGAAGAAAATATAAATAAAATATCTGATTTAAATGCAGCTAAAAAAGTAGATGTGAGGGTTTCTGCATCAACATCTAGTGATTTTAAGCCAAATGAGTTAAAAATTAAAGTAATTGACAATAACTCATTACTATGCTAA
- a CDS encoding TIGR03936 family radical SAM-associated protein — MANIRTKFKRGDEVKFISHLDLMKVFERAIRRARLPIAYSQGFNPHPNMVFGLPLSVGVTSEAEYGDFEITDEQMSVNEFLTRLNSQLPKGLEIIAAKARKSKDNIMALIAASRYSVVVGINSPCTEKDIKTSLNKYLAQNEIIVKKRTKSGIKDTNIRDMIFDLNFEYKPCGTFSIVKFSMLVSAGSKANLKPELLIDSIFDFMKLDYEIERIHREKLFIMAQNQLLDPMDGLVL; from the coding sequence TTGGCTAATATTCGAACTAAATTTAAGCGTGGCGACGAAGTTAAGTTTATATCACATCTTGATTTGATGAAGGTGTTTGAACGTGCAATAAGGAGGGCAAGGCTTCCTATAGCGTATTCACAAGGCTTCAATCCGCATCCTAACATGGTTTTTGGATTACCATTGAGTGTTGGTGTTACAAGTGAAGCTGAATATGGCGATTTTGAAATTACAGATGAGCAGATGTCTGTTAATGAATTTCTAACAAGATTGAATTCACAGCTGCCTAAGGGACTGGAAATTATAGCGGCAAAGGCTAGGAAATCAAAGGATAATATAATGGCTTTAATTGCTGCATCTAGATACTCTGTAGTTGTTGGTATTAATTCTCCGTGTACAGAAAAGGATATAAAAACAAGCTTAAATAAATATCTTGCTCAGAATGAAATAATTGTTAAGAAGAGAACTAAAAGCGGCATTAAAGATACAAATATTCGGGATATGATTTTTGATTTAAATTTTGAATATAAGCCATGCGGTACATTTAGTATTGTTAAGTTTTCCATGCTGGTGAGTGCTGGAAGCAAAGCAAATTTGAAACCGGAACTATTAATTGATTCAATATTTGATTTTATGAAGCTTGATTATGAAATTGAAAGAATTCATAGGGAAAAGTTGTTTATTATGGCTCAGAACCAACTTTTAGATCCAATGGACGGGCTTGTTTTATAG
- the rpmA gene encoding 50S ribosomal protein L27: protein MIKVNLQLFAHKKGVGSSRNGRDSAAQRLGVKRADGQFVLAGNILVRQRGTKIHPGENVGIGKDDTLFALKDGKVKFARLGRDRKQVKIVTAD, encoded by the coding sequence ATGATAAAGGTTAATTTACAACTTTTTGCTCATAAAAAGGGTGTTGGTAGTTCTAGAAACGGTCGTGACAGTGCGGCTCAAAGACTTGGTGTAAAAAGAGCTGATGGACAGTTTGTTCTAGCTGGAAACATTCTTGTTCGTCAAAGAGGTACAAAAATTCATCCTGGTGAGAATGTAGGTATTGGCAAGGATGATACCTTGTTTGCATTGAAGGATGGAAAGGTTAAGTTTGCAAGACTTGGCAGAGATAGAAAGCAGGTTAAGATTGTAACTGCTGACTAA
- a CDS encoding TIGR03960 family B12-binding radical SAM protein, whose protein sequence is MSIRLSDGLLKSVEKPSRYTGNEWNSVIKDPKTVDIRFAFCFPDTYEIGMSHLGMKILYHLLNERQDCYCERVFAPWTDMEAKMRENNIPLYALETKDEIKNFDFIGFTLQYEMSFTNIVNMLDLAGVPLTTADRKDNDPFVCAGGPCAYNPEPLADIIDFFMLGEGEEIINEVMDEYVKWKGTGKSRIAFLEEIAKLEGIYVPSFYEFDYNEDGTIKSFTPIKPQYPVKIKKRIIKDMDKVYYPEKMIVPYTDIVHDRIMLEVFRGCIRGCRFCQAGFIYRPVREKSHERLMELAKKLEESTGYEEISLTSLSTSDYSQLEEFTTELLDEMKERKVGLSLPSLRLDSFSLDLMEKAQKVRKSGLTFAPEAGTQRLRDVINKGITEEDLLNAVSLAFNGGWHGVKLYFMLGLPTETNEDVEGIADLAHKVVHAYKRVPMEKKGKGLNVTVSTATFVPKAFTPFQWEAQDSIENVSQKQMLLKERIRSKQITYNYHENKLSFLEAVFARGDRRICKALIKAWELGCKFDGWGEYFKYDIWMKAFEECGVDPYFYATRKREYDEILPWDHIDIGVSKKFLINESKKAYEEKITPNCRVNCGGCGAAVFESGICGGNGIG, encoded by the coding sequence ATGAGCATTAGGCTGTCAGATGGATTACTGAAAAGTGTAGAGAAACCCTCAAGATATACTGGGAATGAATGGAATAGTGTTATTAAAGATCCAAAAACTGTAGATATACGGTTTGCATTTTGTTTTCCCGATACTTATGAAATTGGAATGTCGCATCTTGGTATGAAAATACTGTATCATCTGTTAAACGAAAGACAAGACTGTTATTGTGAAAGGGTATTTGCGCCATGGACAGACATGGAAGCTAAGATGCGTGAGAATAATATACCTTTATACGCTCTCGAAACTAAAGACGAAATAAAAAACTTTGACTTTATTGGATTTACTCTTCAATATGAAATGAGTTTTACTAATATAGTAAACATGCTTGATTTGGCGGGCGTACCGCTGACAACAGCCGATAGAAAGGATAATGATCCATTTGTTTGTGCAGGCGGACCATGTGCATATAATCCAGAGCCACTTGCTGATATAATTGATTTCTTTATGCTTGGTGAAGGTGAAGAAATTATTAATGAAGTTATGGATGAATATGTAAAATGGAAGGGCACAGGAAAATCAAGAATTGCTTTTCTTGAAGAAATAGCAAAGCTAGAAGGTATTTATGTACCTTCATTTTATGAGTTTGACTATAATGAAGATGGCACTATTAAAAGTTTTACACCAATAAAGCCACAGTACCCTGTAAAGATAAAAAAACGCATTATAAAGGACATGGATAAGGTATATTATCCAGAAAAAATGATTGTTCCATATACAGATATTGTGCATGACAGAATAATGTTAGAGGTTTTCAGAGGCTGTATCAGAGGCTGTAGATTTTGTCAGGCTGGTTTTATTTATAGACCTGTAAGAGAAAAAAGCCATGAAAGATTAATGGAGTTAGCTAAAAAGCTTGAGGAAAGCACTGGCTATGAGGAAATATCACTAACATCACTTAGTACTAGTGATTACAGCCAATTAGAAGAATTCACAACAGAACTTCTTGATGAAATGAAAGAGAGAAAAGTAGGTTTATCTCTTCCATCCTTAAGATTAGATTCCTTTTCATTAGATTTAATGGAAAAAGCTCAGAAGGTGAGAAAGAGCGGATTGACTTTTGCGCCAGAGGCGGGAACGCAGAGACTTAGAGATGTAATAAATAAAGGGATAACGGAAGAGGATTTGTTAAATGCTGTTTCACTTGCCTTTAATGGTGGATGGCATGGAGTCAAGCTATATTTTATGCTAGGCTTGCCTACAGAGACCAATGAGGATGTAGAAGGAATAGCCGATTTGGCTCATAAGGTTGTACATGCATACAAAAGAGTTCCAATGGAGAAAAAAGGAAAGGGCTTAAATGTTACTGTCAGCACGGCTACATTTGTTCCAAAAGCTTTCACTCCTTTCCAATGGGAGGCTCAGGACAGCATTGAAAATGTATCTCAGAAGCAAATGCTATTAAAAGAAAGAATACGTTCAAAACAGATAACATATAATTATCACGAAAATAAACTAAGCTTTTTAGAAGCTGTTTTTGCCCGTGGAGACAGAAGAATATGTAAGGCTTTAATTAAAGCATGGGAACTTGGATGTAAATTTGATGGCTGGGGCGAATATTTTAAATATGATATTTGGATGAAGGCTTTTGAGGAATGTGGCGTAGACCCATATTTCTATGCAACGCGTAAGAGAGAGTATGATGAAATTTTGCCTTGGGATCATATAGATATAGGTGTTTCAAAGAAGTTTTTAATAAATGAAAGTAAAAAAGCTTATGAGGAAAAGATTACACCAAACTGTAGAGTAAATTGCGGTGGATGTGGAGCTGCTGTATTCGAAAGTGGTATTTGTGGAGGTAACGGCATTGGCTAA
- a CDS encoding ECF transporter S component has product MNKISTKKLVVNALMTALVFLITFLPFLHIPSPIAQGYFNVGDAVIMITAILLGRKSGFIAGAFGSALADLVLGAFIFAPITFIVKGLEGYIVGAIANKSNNDSKSVIRRIIALAVGVLVMASGYLIFELLVLRLIDENLALMTIVSELPGNLIQGTISALLAYVFITIINRTNIIYKLR; this is encoded by the coding sequence ATGAATAAAATTTCTACAAAAAAACTAGTTGTTAATGCATTAATGACTGCTTTGGTGTTTTTAATTACTTTTTTGCCATTTTTGCATATACCAAGTCCAATAGCACAAGGATATTTTAATGTAGGAGATGCTGTAATTATGATTACAGCAATACTTCTAGGCAGAAAATCAGGTTTTATTGCAGGTGCATTTGGCTCTGCTTTGGCAGATTTGGTATTGGGTGCTTTTATATTTGCTCCTATTACATTCATTGTGAAAGGGCTCGAGGGATATATAGTTGGTGCTATTGCAAATAAAAGTAACAATGATTCAAAATCAGTTATAAGAAGAATAATTGCATTAGCTGTTGGAGTTTTGGTTATGGCTTCAGGGTATTTAATTTTTGAACTTTTGGTATTAAGGTTAATTGATGAAAATTTAGCGCTTATGACTATAGTTTCAGAGTTGCCAGGTAACCTAATCCAAGGAACTATCAGCGCTTTATTAGCATATGTATTCATTACTATAATCAATAGGACTAATATTATATATAAATTAAGATAA
- a CDS encoding ribosomal-processing cysteine protease Prp — MIKINIGKDLAGNIKQFVVKGHAYYAEEGSDIVCSAISAITFTALGAIEEIIGLKGFYKRRDKDGYVSCKLDMDLSPQLRHDANIIMATAEIGFKQIEYAYPDYVKVMDEEV, encoded by the coding sequence ATGATTAAAATTAATATAGGTAAGGATTTAGCAGGAAATATTAAACAGTTTGTTGTTAAGGGACATGCTTATTATGCCGAAGAAGGCAGTGATATTGTATGTTCAGCAATTTCTGCAATTACGTTTACAGCATTAGGAGCTATTGAGGAAATTATAGGCTTGAAAGGCTTTTATAAGCGGAGAGATAAGGATGGATATGTATCCTGCAAGCTTGATATGGACTTATCGCCCCAACTAAGACATGATGCCAATATAATTATGGCTACTGCGGAAATAGGATTCAAACAGATAGAGTATGCTTATCCGGACTATGTGAAGGTAATGGATGAGGAGGTGTAG